The following are encoded together in the Flavihumibacter fluvii genome:
- a CDS encoding glucoamylase family protein: protein MAMVFIKHPKWVFFFVFSCCLGQLFAQSTALTKGKYGDGPDSIAPVGVIKGLSDDQLLNVVQKQTFRFFWHGAHPFTGLALERSNVVLAEHYWDYINEAWNEPNFSTTQFGPDAGAIGGTGFGIMSTIVAVERGWIGRDTAIRRLIKIADFLINADCYHGIYPHFMNGKTGRTIKFDRLDDGADIVETSYLLMGFVCAREYFKNDVPRENYLRKRIDQMLGAANWNWHTKGETKLYWHWSPNNDFDMNFPVWGWNECLITYIMAASSPGHPISKEVYNGTWVGSNGFRNGKEYYGIRLPLGNYDKGGPLFFEQYTFMGVNPNGLKDSLGIDYFEQGRAHTLINRAYCMENPKKFKGYSEQCWGLTAGDSYKGYVAHCPDTDFGVIQPTAAISSIPFTPKESMEALRYFYYGLGHKIWSRYGFVDGFSIHHNWYANSHLAIDQGPIVVMIENYRSGLLWKLFMKNPDIQNGLKRLGFSSPMLP, encoded by the coding sequence ATGGCTATGGTATTCATCAAACACCCTAAATGGGTCTTCTTTTTTGTTTTTTCCTGCTGCCTTGGGCAGTTATTTGCGCAATCCACGGCTTTAACCAAAGGCAAATATGGTGATGGTCCAGATAGTATAGCTCCTGTAGGCGTCATCAAAGGGCTCAGTGATGATCAATTGCTAAATGTTGTCCAAAAGCAAACCTTCCGTTTTTTCTGGCATGGCGCTCATCCATTTACCGGTCTGGCCCTGGAAAGAAGCAATGTTGTGTTGGCTGAACATTATTGGGATTACATCAATGAAGCCTGGAATGAACCCAATTTCAGCACTACCCAATTTGGTCCGGATGCCGGCGCTATCGGCGGAACCGGCTTTGGCATCATGAGTACCATCGTAGCTGTTGAACGGGGTTGGATCGGGCGGGATACTGCTATTCGCCGCCTGATAAAGATCGCCGATTTTCTTATCAATGCAGATTGTTACCATGGCATCTATCCGCATTTCATGAATGGCAAAACGGGGAGAACCATCAAGTTCGATCGCCTTGATGATGGAGCAGATATTGTAGAAACATCCTACTTGTTGATGGGTTTTGTATGTGCCAGGGAGTATTTCAAAAATGATGTTCCCCGTGAAAACTATCTAAGGAAACGAATTGACCAAATGTTAGGCGCCGCTAACTGGAATTGGCATACAAAGGGCGAAACCAAGCTCTATTGGCACTGGAGTCCCAATAATGATTTTGATATGAACTTTCCGGTCTGGGGTTGGAATGAATGTCTGATTACCTATATAATGGCGGCATCCTCACCAGGCCATCCTATTTCAAAAGAAGTATACAACGGTACCTGGGTTGGCAGTAATGGCTTCCGGAATGGAAAGGAATATTATGGAATCAGGCTGCCACTCGGCAATTATGATAAAGGTGGACCCTTGTTTTTTGAACAATATACTTTTATGGGTGTCAATCCAAATGGATTAAAAGACAGCCTTGGTATCGATTATTTTGAGCAGGGACGAGCCCATACATTAATTAACAGGGCTTATTGCATGGAGAACCCAAAAAAGTTTAAAGGTTATAGTGAACAGTGCTGGGGGCTGACCGCAGGTGACAGTTATAAAGGTTATGTGGCACATTGCCCGGATACAGATTTCGGTGTCATCCAGCCAACTGCTGCAATTTCATCCATTCCATTTACGCCGAAAGAAAGCATGGAAGCCTTACGGTATTTTTATTATGGTTTGGGACATAAAATATGGAGCAGGTATGGTTTTGTGGATGGATTTAGTATCCACCATAACTGGTATGCAAATAGTCATTTGGCCATTGATCAGGGACCAATTGTTGTGATGATAGAAAATTATCGCTCCGGCTTGCTATGGAAATTATTTATGAAAAATCCGGATATACAGAACGGCTTGAAACGGCTAGGTTTTTCATCACCCATGCTTCCATAA
- a CDS encoding right-handed parallel beta-helix repeat-containing protein — protein MSLLLTLTSCYCYSSVSAKGKAYYLSVHGNDGNPGSIQNPWQSLSKLSSLKIRAGDSILLEGGQTFEGTVRLGASDAGTAEMPVYIGSYGKGKSTIASGNKEGVIIYNTSFIELRNINLKGAGRNTGNTSSGLAVMYSKNIFIDSVNISGFQKSGLLIFSSSHVFAQFVYTSENGFAGISVDGEYQEYNSHDIILWGCTAENNPGDPSDLENHSGNGIIAGSCRKVTIEYCVATNNGWDMPRKGNGPVGISTYESDSVLIQHCISYRNKTSKGGGDGGGFALDGGVKNSTIRFCLSYENEGSGYGIFQYDGASYWYNNTIINCISENDGAVSAAQAGIFIWNGAEDATQFHNFYFRNNIVYNDTVAAISYEEKSLHAAFNFSNSIFVSKKNLINNWRSGRNNSHFICNNWWSIVNEFNIDGQRDFNRWSEQLNEEMQGDNMSGTNIDPAFRQPGKTTLKDPFSLKSFDAYLSPLIKEGMGFSFSPN, from the coding sequence ATGAGTTTGCTGCTGACATTAACTTCCTGTTATTGTTACTCTTCGGTCAGTGCTAAAGGCAAGGCGTATTATCTAAGTGTACATGGAAATGATGGAAATCCCGGCAGCATACAAAATCCATGGCAATCCCTTTCAAAGCTGAGTAGTTTAAAAATACGGGCAGGAGATAGCATTTTACTGGAAGGCGGACAAACATTTGAAGGTACGGTCCGGTTAGGCGCATCGGATGCTGGAACCGCTGAAATGCCTGTTTATATTGGGTCTTATGGTAAGGGAAAAAGCACTATTGCTTCTGGAAATAAGGAAGGCGTGATTATCTATAACACATCATTTATTGAACTAAGGAATATTAATTTGAAAGGGGCAGGTCGAAACACCGGTAATACCAGCAGCGGATTAGCTGTGATGTATTCAAAAAATATTTTTATAGATAGTGTTAATATATCCGGATTTCAGAAATCAGGTCTTTTGATCTTTAGCTCCAGCCATGTTTTTGCACAATTTGTTTATACATCTGAAAATGGGTTTGCCGGTATATCTGTTGATGGCGAATACCAGGAATACAACAGTCATGATATTATATTATGGGGCTGTACAGCAGAAAACAATCCCGGTGATCCTAGCGACCTCGAAAACCATAGTGGCAACGGCATTATTGCCGGCTCCTGCCGAAAGGTTACCATAGAATATTGCGTAGCCACCAACAATGGCTGGGATATGCCCAGGAAAGGCAACGGGCCGGTTGGAATCTCGACTTATGAATCTGACAGTGTATTGATCCAGCATTGTATTTCATACAGGAATAAAACATCGAAGGGGGGTGGTGATGGTGGCGGATTTGCTTTGGATGGCGGAGTAAAGAATTCAACTATTCGATTTTGTCTCTCCTATGAAAATGAAGGCAGCGGGTATGGTATTTTTCAGTATGATGGTGCCAGTTATTGGTACAATAACACGATTATAAATTGCATCAGTGAAAATGATGGTGCAGTTTCTGCCGCGCAGGCCGGGATATTTATCTGGAATGGAGCTGAAGATGCCACCCAGTTTCATAACTTTTATTTCAGGAATAATATAGTTTATAACGATACTGTTGCCGCAATCAGTTATGAAGAGAAAAGCCTGCATGCAGCTTTTAATTTTTCAAATAGCATTTTTGTAAGCAAAAAAAACCTAATCAATAACTGGCGATCCGGCCGAAACAATAGTCATTTTATTTGTAACAACTGGTGGAGTATAGTTAATGAATTTAATATCGATGGGCAAAGGGATTTTAACCGATGGTCCGAACAGTTGAATGAAGAAATGCAGGGTGATAATATGTCCGGGACAAATATTGACCCTGCATTCCGACAGCCTGGAAAAACAACATTGAAGGATCCATTCTCATTAAAATCATTTGATGCCTACTTATCCCCACTTATTAAAGAAGGTATGGGATTTTCATTTTCACCAAATTAA
- a CDS encoding glycosyltransferase, which produces MDLQQITLDWRLIAFIIFCVITLIQLVYYWGIFSKLAFYRQKPREQSQQHPVSVVICARDEAANLARNLPGVLFQKYPSTHEVLVVNHNSQDDTRYLLEEFKKTFKLLEIVNLEHEAKGIPGKKYPLSMGIREANHEILLLTDADCVPASENWLYIMQDAYSPGIEVVLGYGAYQKRPGLLNKLIRFETFHTAMQYLSFALAKLPYMGVGRNLSYKRQLFLENKGFSSINHLPGGDDDLFIHKVANKNNTSIVIDPEAFTISEPKLKFGDWFRQKGRHYSTGKYYSGKFQFLLGLYSITQFLFYPALILSALYFDWKLSLGVFGLRFLSQGFLSYKCMQRLNEKDLWPWWWLLDIWMFIYYCIFAPALWKKPRQTWV; this is translated from the coding sequence ATGGATTTACAGCAGATTACCCTTGACTGGAGGCTGATTGCATTCATCATATTTTGTGTCATCACCCTTATACAGCTGGTTTATTATTGGGGCATATTCAGCAAACTGGCATTTTACCGCCAAAAGCCCCGTGAACAATCGCAGCAACATCCCGTTTCCGTGGTTATATGTGCACGTGATGAAGCCGCCAACCTGGCCAGAAATCTTCCCGGTGTTTTGTTCCAGAAATACCCCAGTACCCATGAAGTATTAGTCGTGAATCATAATAGCCAGGATGATACCCGATATTTGCTGGAAGAATTTAAAAAGACTTTTAAGTTACTCGAAATCGTGAACCTCGAACATGAAGCAAAGGGTATACCAGGTAAAAAATATCCTTTATCGATGGGGATCAGGGAGGCTAATCATGAGATACTGCTATTAACCGACGCTGATTGTGTGCCTGCTTCAGAAAACTGGCTGTATATTATGCAGGATGCTTATTCACCCGGTATTGAGGTTGTCCTGGGTTATGGAGCTTACCAAAAACGTCCGGGGCTGCTGAATAAATTAATCCGTTTTGAAACCTTTCATACGGCCATGCAGTACCTCTCTTTTGCCCTGGCAAAACTTCCTTACATGGGTGTTGGACGGAACCTGTCCTACAAACGACAACTTTTCCTTGAAAACAAAGGGTTTTCTTCAATCAATCATTTGCCCGGTGGTGACGATGACCTTTTTATCCATAAAGTGGCCAATAAAAACAATACCAGCATTGTGATCGATCCAGAAGCTTTTACGATCTCTGAACCCAAACTAAAATTTGGCGATTGGTTCCGCCAGAAAGGAAGACACTATAGTACCGGGAAATATTATAGCGGAAAGTTTCAATTTCTCCTGGGATTATATTCCATAACCCAATTTCTATTTTACCCGGCATTGATCTTGAGTGCGTTGTATTTCGACTGGAAATTAAGCCTTGGTGTATTTGGGCTTCGCTTTTTATCCCAAGGATTCCTTTCCTATAAATGCATGCAGCGGCTAAATGAAAAAGATCTTTGGCCATGGTGGTGGTTGCTCGACATCTGGATGTTCATTTATTATTGCATCTTTGCACCAGCATTATGGAAAAAGCCGCGCCAAACCTGGGTCTGA
- a CDS encoding DoxX family membrane protein, with product MNSVATVSVNRRHLYLLRISIGVIYLWFGALKFFPGISPAEDLAIHTINKLTFGIIPQPVNIVLLAIIECIVGGLLITGKYVRAALVILFSHMACTFTPLLFFPDLSFKYAPYGFTLVGQYIMKNIIIICAALVIWPKKGQS from the coding sequence ATGAATTCTGTGGCCACTGTTTCGGTAAACCGCAGGCACCTCTACTTACTAAGAATCAGCATTGGGGTAATTTATCTCTGGTTCGGTGCACTCAAGTTCTTTCCAGGTATCAGTCCTGCTGAAGACCTGGCTATCCATACCATCAATAAGCTGACCTTTGGCATAATTCCTCAGCCGGTAAACATTGTATTGCTTGCCATCATTGAATGCATTGTCGGCGGATTGCTGATCACCGGCAAATACGTCCGTGCGGCGCTGGTCATCCTTTTCTCTCATATGGCCTGCACATTTACGCCGCTCCTGTTTTTTCCAGACCTGTCATTTAAGTATGCACCATATGGATTTACACTGGTTGGTCAATACATCATGAAGAATATCATTATTATTTGTGCAGCCCTGGTCATCTGGCCGAAAAAAGGGCAGTCTTGA
- a CDS encoding LptF/LptG family permease yields the protein MKILDWYIFKKFMVTFIFTILTITVIAVVIDTSEKTDDFVKSGLPFMGIVTKYYFGFVPFIISMIFPLIVFIAVIFFTSKMAGRSETIAILASGIPYNRMLRPYLAGAILLAVIMTWANAFVIPRANEIHSSFKAQYIDKNSSYYSGQNSNRDYYFRADTNTFVGMKYYDTLNKAASSFFMEKVRDNKVFYNLRSDYIRWDTTTNKWRAENAIERKIDGLKETVVKHAYLVVDINMKPSELRRDEYMKDKLTSPELYTFIQREEGRGTEGLNTYKVEFYRRFATPVSVIILTLMGVFVAARKTRGGSGLHMAFGIVTAALFVIMDKFSTVFSTKGDFPPLLAAWLPNIIFVAVAWWLYKNAPK from the coding sequence ATGAAGATCCTCGACTGGTACATTTTCAAAAAATTCATGGTCACTTTTATCTTTACCATCCTTACCATTACGGTAATTGCTGTGGTAATTGATACGAGTGAAAAAACCGATGATTTTGTGAAATCCGGACTCCCGTTTATGGGTATTGTGACAAAGTATTATTTCGGGTTTGTTCCATTTATCATTTCAATGATTTTTCCCCTAATCGTTTTCATAGCGGTCATTTTTTTTACTTCCAAAATGGCAGGTCGCTCGGAAACAATAGCCATACTGGCATCTGGAATACCATATAACCGTATGTTGCGGCCATACCTGGCTGGGGCAATTTTGCTTGCGGTCATTATGACCTGGGCTAATGCTTTTGTCATTCCCCGGGCCAATGAGATTCATAGTAGTTTCAAAGCGCAGTATATAGATAAGAATTCAAGCTATTATTCCGGGCAGAATTCAAACCGTGACTATTATTTCAGGGCTGATACCAACACGTTTGTAGGGATGAAATATTACGATACCCTGAACAAGGCGGCCAGTTCATTTTTCATGGAAAAGGTCCGGGACAATAAAGTGTTCTACAACCTTCGGTCAGACTATATCCGGTGGGATACAACAACAAATAAATGGCGTGCCGAAAATGCTATAGAAAGAAAGATTGACGGATTGAAAGAAACAGTGGTTAAGCATGCCTACCTGGTTGTAGACATCAATATGAAACCCAGTGAACTCAGGCGGGATGAGTATATGAAGGATAAACTCACCAGCCCTGAATTGTATACATTTATCCAACGGGAAGAAGGCCGCGGAACTGAGGGACTGAATACCTACAAAGTGGAGTTTTACCGGCGGTTTGCCACACCTGTATCCGTGATTATCCTGACTCTGATGGGGGTTTTTGTTGCTGCCCGGAAGACCCGGGGTGGGAGTGGGCTACATATGGCATTTGGTATTGTAACTGCCGCTCTTTTTGTGATCATGGATAAATTCTCTACTGTATTTTCAACCAAAGGTGATTTTCCGCCGTTATTAGCTGCATGGCTGCCCAATATTATATTTGTTGCAGTAGCCTGGTGGTTATATAAAAATGCCCCTAAATAA
- the rsmG gene encoding 16S rRNA (guanine(527)-N(7))-methyltransferase RsmG, whose product MEKAAPNLGLIESYFGDFSPVQLEQFRALQGLYAEWNAKINVISRKDIDQLYQNHVLHSLAIAAAFSFPAGSRIIDIGTGGGFPGIPLAIFFPETQFLLADSINKKLNVVKEIARAISLTNVTTRHTRVEDIKDQKFDYAVSRAVAPLADLWRWARPLLIKRPSEGEYPASGLICLKGGDLAREISESGVKPRLIDIHELFPEDYFKEKYILYVHR is encoded by the coding sequence ATGGAAAAAGCCGCGCCAAACCTGGGTCTGATCGAATCTTATTTCGGTGATTTTAGTCCGGTCCAACTTGAACAGTTCAGGGCCTTGCAAGGATTGTATGCAGAGTGGAATGCCAAGATCAATGTCATTTCCAGGAAAGATATAGACCAGCTGTACCAGAATCATGTTTTGCACTCCCTGGCTATTGCTGCAGCATTTAGTTTTCCTGCAGGAAGCAGGATCATTGACATCGGCACCGGTGGTGGTTTTCCTGGCATTCCCCTGGCCATATTTTTCCCGGAAACCCAGTTTTTATTGGCTGACAGCATCAATAAAAAATTGAACGTAGTGAAAGAAATTGCACGGGCAATCAGTCTAACCAATGTAACCACCAGGCATACCCGGGTTGAAGATATCAAAGACCAGAAATTCGACTATGCTGTATCCAGGGCGGTAGCGCCACTGGCCGATCTCTGGCGATGGGCCAGGCCATTATTAATCAAGCGACCTTCTGAAGGGGAATATCCGGCTTCTGGACTCATTTGCCTGAAAGGTGGTGACCTTGCCAGGGAGATTTCTGAAAGTGGGGTAAAACCGCGGCTGATTGATATCCATGAACTTTTCCCGGAAGACTATTTCAAAGAAAAATACATCCTTTACGTCCATCGCTAA
- a CDS encoding response regulator, protein MAITVCIVDDTLDIRLALEEIVRLSDDFKLLGSFSSGEDAITKIPLLQPDVVLMDINLGGISGIECVRRLKPENKNILFMMCTVYEEDEKIFEALNAGANGYILKKTSPAKLLESIRELYEGGAPMSAQIARKVVAVFQHKSSIQETSQVMASKGNLKTLSNREMEILVLLSKGMLYKEIAAQLFISQETVRKHVYHMYEKLHVNNRIEAVNKYFGR, encoded by the coding sequence ATGGCGATTACAGTATGCATAGTGGATGATACCCTCGATATCCGGTTGGCACTGGAGGAAATCGTTCGCTTATCGGATGACTTTAAATTGTTAGGCAGCTTCTCCAGTGGTGAGGATGCAATCACAAAAATCCCTTTACTTCAACCAGACGTTGTGCTCATGGATATCAACCTTGGCGGTATAAGCGGAATAGAATGTGTGCGCAGGCTGAAACCTGAAAACAAGAATATTTTATTCATGATGTGCACGGTATATGAAGAAGATGAGAAAATCTTCGAAGCACTTAATGCAGGAGCTAACGGATATATTTTAAAAAAAACTTCCCCGGCAAAACTACTGGAGTCAATCAGGGAATTATACGAAGGCGGCGCTCCGATGAGTGCACAGATCGCACGAAAAGTTGTGGCCGTATTTCAACATAAAAGCAGCATTCAGGAAACCAGCCAGGTAATGGCCAGTAAAGGAAACCTGAAAACCTTATCCAATCGTGAAATGGAAATCCTTGTGCTTTTATCGAAGGGAATGTTATACAAGGAAATTGCTGCACAGTTATTTATTAGTCAGGAAACTGTGAGAAAACATGTTTATCATATGTATGAAAAACTACATGTAAATAACAGGATTGAAGCCGTAAACAAGTATTTCGGTCGTTAA
- a CDS encoding YceI family protein yields MAIWQIDPNHSEVTFKVKHLVISTVSGKFTSFEGTVDAEQADFSDAKISFSADIDSITTGNEQRDGHLKSADFFDAVGHPKLTFVSNKIVCKSGNDFAVTGDLTIRGITKPVNLDVEFGGTQGDFYGNTVAGFELNGKINRQEFGLTWSAVTEAGGIVVSDDVKLHMNVELHKK; encoded by the coding sequence ATGGCAATCTGGCAAATAGACCCCAATCATTCTGAAGTCACTTTTAAAGTGAAACACCTTGTAATTTCTACGGTTTCTGGCAAATTCACCAGCTTTGAAGGAACGGTAGATGCAGAGCAGGCTGATTTCAGCGATGCGAAAATTAGTTTTAGTGCTGATATTGATAGTATTACCACCGGTAACGAGCAGCGCGATGGCCACCTGAAAAGTGCAGATTTCTTTGATGCTGTAGGACATCCTAAACTAACCTTCGTATCCAATAAAATAGTATGCAAAAGTGGTAACGATTTTGCGGTAACTGGTGACCTTACAATCCGTGGCATAACCAAACCGGTCAATTTAGATGTGGAGTTTGGTGGAACACAGGGTGATTTTTATGGAAATACAGTAGCTGGTTTCGAATTGAACGGCAAAATCAACCGCCAGGAATTCGGTTTAACCTGGAGCGCTGTAACAGAAGCAGGTGGCATCGTTGTTTCTGATGATGTGAAACTGCACATGAATGTTGAATTGCATAAGAAATGA
- a CDS encoding DinB family protein yields the protein MTLISLFQKELAKEAITTRKMLAIIPNDKYDWKPHPKSMTIRQLATHIAELPTWIGMALNTDGLDFATMDYAPPQVNDTKALLELFEKSLQDGEQQLVIEKEGSLDQPWTLRNGDQVYSTDSKADVIRMTLSQIIHHRAQLGVFLRLLDIPIPGSYGPSADDSSF from the coding sequence ATGACACTGATTTCCCTTTTCCAGAAAGAATTAGCCAAAGAGGCGATTACCACAAGAAAAATGCTGGCCATTATCCCTAATGACAAGTACGACTGGAAGCCACATCCCAAAAGCATGACGATCAGGCAACTTGCCACCCATATTGCAGAACTGCCCACATGGATTGGCATGGCCTTGAATACAGATGGACTCGATTTTGCTACTATGGATTATGCGCCTCCCCAGGTAAATGATACTAAAGCTTTACTTGAATTATTTGAAAAAAGCCTTCAGGATGGAGAGCAACAATTGGTAATTGAAAAAGAGGGCTCACTTGATCAACCTTGGACACTGCGAAATGGCGATCAGGTATACAGTACTGACTCCAAAGCAGATGTTATCAGGATGACTTTATCACAGATTATTCACCACCGCGCCCAGCTGGGTGTTTTTCTCAGACTGCTGGATATTCCTATTCCTGGCTCCTATGGACCAAGCGCAGATGATAGCAGTTTTTAA
- a CDS encoding citrate (Si)-synthase, eukaryotic, whose protein sequence is MGAYKEKFKAQADAAAAEIKDLLKEHGNKTIGEVTLSQVYQGMRGITGLVSETSLLDAHEGIRFRGYTIPELQVRLPKAKGGSEPLPEGLFHLMLFDDLPSEADVNEMTAKWQRRSHVPTHVFNTIDALPLSTHPMTMFVVGVMALQTESNFAKEYAKGMNKKDYWEFAFDDAMDLISRLPRIAAYVYRRKYKNNEHIQPNGLLDWAGNFAHMLGYEDEGFKELMRLYMTIHADHEGGNVSAHTTHLVGSALSDPYLSFAAGMNGLAGPLHGLANQEVIKWIFEMQEQLGTDLPSKEQIAKYVQETLSSGKVVPGYGHAVLRKTDPRFTAQMEFGKKHMPDDPLCKTVWNIYETVPPILKSLGKIKNPWPNVDAHSGALLVHYGMTEYEFYTVLFAVSRSLGVMASLIWDRALNFPLERPKSITTQLVKKWLKGEDEIWGD, encoded by the coding sequence ATGGGAGCTTACAAAGAAAAATTCAAAGCACAGGCAGATGCGGCGGCAGCCGAGATCAAGGATTTATTAAAAGAACATGGAAATAAAACAATAGGCGAAGTTACCCTTTCGCAGGTGTACCAGGGCATGCGCGGTATAACCGGACTGGTTTCAGAAACCTCCCTCCTGGATGCCCATGAAGGCATTCGGTTTCGGGGCTATACCATTCCGGAACTACAGGTTAGGCTGCCAAAGGCAAAAGGTGGTAGTGAGCCTTTACCTGAAGGTTTATTTCACCTGATGTTGTTTGATGACCTTCCCAGTGAAGCTGATGTAAATGAGATGACCGCCAAATGGCAACGCCGCTCCCATGTCCCTACACATGTTTTTAATACTATTGATGCCCTTCCCTTAAGCACACATCCCATGACTATGTTTGTGGTGGGGGTTATGGCTTTGCAAACCGAGAGCAATTTTGCCAAAGAGTATGCAAAGGGAATGAATAAAAAGGATTATTGGGAATTCGCATTTGATGATGCAATGGATCTAATTTCAAGGCTACCAAGAATTGCAGCCTATGTGTACCGCCGTAAGTATAAAAATAACGAGCATATCCAACCGAATGGCTTGCTGGATTGGGCCGGGAATTTCGCACATATGCTTGGTTATGAAGATGAAGGCTTCAAAGAACTGATGCGGTTATATATGACCATCCATGCTGACCATGAAGGTGGGAATGTTTCTGCACATACGACCCACCTGGTTGGTTCTGCGCTGAGCGACCCCTACCTCAGTTTTGCTGCCGGCATGAATGGATTGGCAGGACCATTACACGGACTGGCCAACCAGGAAGTGATCAAATGGATTTTCGAAATGCAGGAACAACTGGGTACAGATTTACCCTCAAAGGAACAAATTGCAAAATATGTTCAGGAAACCCTATCCTCCGGGAAAGTAGTTCCTGGTTATGGGCATGCGGTGCTCCGGAAAACCGATCCGCGTTTTACTGCTCAGATGGAATTTGGAAAAAAGCATATGCCTGATGATCCATTATGTAAAACCGTTTGGAATATTTATGAAACCGTTCCGCCAATCCTGAAAAGCCTGGGCAAAATCAAAAACCCATGGCCCAATGTGGATGCCCATAGCGGTGCTTTGCTGGTACATTATGGTATGACAGAATACGAATTCTATACTGTTTTGTTTGCCGTAAGCAGGTCATTGGGTGTAATGGCCAGCCTGATCTGGGACCGGGCACTCAATTTCCCATTGGAAAGACCAAAGTCCATTACCACTCAACTGGTGAAGAAATGGCTAAAAGGCGAGGACGAAATCTGGGGAGATTAA
- the tgt gene encoding tRNA guanosine(34) transglycosylase Tgt: MPAIQFTLDGLDAASKARAGTISTDHGLIQTPIFMPVGTVGSVKAVSQQQLKEEVKAEIILGNTYHLYLRPGLDVLETAGGLHNFNGWDQPILTDSGGYQVFSLAGNRKLTEEGALFQSHIDGSKHLFTPENVMDIQRVIGADIIMAFDECPPYPSDFAYAKKSMDLTHRWLDRCIRRFTETPDKYGYTQNLFPIVQGSTYADLRKASCEFIAGKDAPGNAIGGLSVGEPEELMYELSALCCEYLPSDKPRYLMGVGTPWNILENISLGIDMFDCVMPTRNGRNAMLFTSRGVMNIDNKKWEKDFTPIDDGIDCGFSNYYSKAYLRHLVKAKEILGLTIASVHNLAFYLWLVKKARAHIISGDFNSWKNELVPVLKTRL; the protein is encoded by the coding sequence ATGCCTGCGATTCAATTTACCCTGGATGGCCTTGATGCGGCCTCAAAAGCCCGTGCCGGAACGATTTCAACCGATCACGGCCTAATTCAAACGCCTATATTTATGCCGGTTGGTACGGTTGGTAGTGTTAAAGCGGTATCCCAGCAGCAACTGAAAGAAGAGGTGAAAGCCGAAATAATATTAGGCAATACCTATCATTTATATCTGCGGCCTGGATTAGATGTGTTGGAAACTGCTGGTGGCCTGCACAATTTCAACGGGTGGGACCAGCCGATATTGACCGATAGTGGGGGCTACCAGGTTTTCTCACTGGCGGGTAACCGCAAGCTGACAGAAGAAGGCGCTTTGTTTCAATCGCATATTGATGGTTCAAAGCACCTCTTCACGCCCGAAAATGTAATGGATATCCAGCGCGTGATTGGCGCTGACATCATTATGGCATTTGATGAATGTCCACCTTATCCAAGCGACTTCGCATATGCAAAGAAATCCATGGACCTTACCCATCGCTGGCTTGACCGTTGTATCAGGAGATTCACGGAAACTCCTGATAAATATGGGTACACGCAAAATCTTTTTCCCATTGTGCAAGGTAGTACCTATGCAGACCTGCGCAAAGCATCCTGTGAATTTATAGCCGGTAAGGACGCACCCGGAAATGCTATCGGCGGGCTCAGTGTTGGCGAGCCGGAAGAGCTGATGTATGAACTCAGCGCATTATGTTGCGAGTACCTGCCTTCAGATAAACCCCGATACCTTATGGGGGTAGGGACACCCTGGAATATACTGGAGAATATATCATTGGGTATTGATATGTTTGATTGTGTGATGCCCACCAGGAATGGCCGAAATGCCATGTTATTCACCAGTAGGGGAGTAATGAATATAGATAACAAAAAATGGGAAAAAGATTTTACACCTATTGATGATGGTATTGATTGCGGCTTTAGTAACTATTACAGCAAAGCCTACCTGCGGCACCTGGTAAAGGCCAAGGAGATCTTGGGGTTAACTATTGCAAGTGTACATAACCTGGCTTTTTATTTGTGGCTTGTGAAAAAAGCACGTGCGCATATTATTTCAGGGGATTTTAATAGCTGGAAAAATGAACTGGTGCCGGTATTAAAAACAAGGCTCTGA